The following are encoded together in the Saliniramus fredricksonii genome:
- the rpmI gene encoding 50S ribosomal protein L35, with product MPKLKTKASAKKRFKLSGTGKVIRTQAGKQHGMIKRTKKQIRDQRGTAVMFEGDARNVRKYFLPNSR from the coding sequence AAGCCAGCGCGAAGAAGCGCTTCAAACTCTCCGGTACCGGCAAGGTGATCCGTACCCAGGCCGGCAAGCAGCACGGAATGATCAAGCGGACGAAGAAGCAGATCCGCGACCAGCGCGGTACTGCGGTCATGTTCGAGGGCGATGCCCGCAACGTGCGCAAGTATTTCCTGCCCAATTCCCGCTGA
- the rplT gene encoding 50S ribosomal protein L20: MARVKRGVTAHAKHKKVLKLAKGFYGRRKNTIRTAKAAVDRSMQYAYRDRKAKKRTFRALWIQRLNAAVREHGLTYSRFIDGLNKAGITVDRKVLSDLAIHEPAAFTALVDQAKAALPAQQAA, encoded by the coding sequence ATGGCTCGCGTCAAGAGGGGCGTTACCGCCCACGCCAAGCACAAGAAGGTCCTGAAACTCGCCAAGGGTTTCTACGGCCGCCGCAAGAACACGATCCGCACGGCCAAGGCCGCCGTGGATCGCTCCATGCAATACGCCTATCGCGACCGCAAGGCGAAGAAGCGCACCTTCCGCGCCCTGTGGATCCAGCGCCTGAACGCCGCCGTGCGTGAACACGGCCTGACCTATTCGCGATTTATCGACGGCCTCAACAAGGCTGGCATCACGGTCGATCGCAAGGTCCTGTCCGACCTCGCCATCCACGAGCCGGCGGCCTTCACCGCCCTCGTCGATCAGGCGAAGGCGGCGCTGCCGGCGCAGCAGGCCGCGTAA